Proteins from a genomic interval of Amycolatopsis sp. cg13:
- a CDS encoding pyruvate dehydrogenase, whose product MATVADQLIDVLVQSGVRRIYGVVGDSLNPVVDAVRRTGGSARGGIDWVHVRNEEAGAFAAAAEAQLTGRLAVCAGSCGPGNLHLLQGVYDAHRSGAPVLAIASHIPSTQIGTGFFQETHPQQLFAECSHYCEMVSSPEQMPRLARIAVQNAVGRRGAAVLVLPGDVSHEPAAHATGESASLGSPPAVVPAEADIARLADRIDRAEKVMIMAGAGCRDAHDEVLALAGAVGAPVGHSLRGKEFVQYDNPFDVGMSGLLGYGACYEAMHEADLVLLLGTDFPYDNFLPQRNTVQVDIDPARMGRRSVLEFGVQGDVGATVRAVLPRLRERGDQSFLHAMLRKHERGLQRVVDAYTAEVSKHVPLHPEFVADVLDEEAADDAVFTVDTGMCNVWAARYISPNGRRRILGSFVHGSMANALPHAIGAQAASPGRQVVAMCGDGGLAMLMGELLTLKTHGLPVKAVVFNNSSLGMVKLEMLVDGLPEFGTDHDQVDFAGIARAAGLYSRRVEKPGEVREGLRDILAHDGPAVLDVVTDPNALSIPPNITAAQVKGFALAASKTVLSGGVGKMLELAKSNLRNIPRP is encoded by the coding sequence ATGGCAACGGTGGCCGACCAGTTGATCGACGTTCTGGTGCAATCCGGGGTGCGCCGGATCTACGGGGTGGTGGGCGACAGCCTCAACCCCGTCGTGGACGCGGTGCGCCGCACCGGCGGTTCGGCGCGCGGCGGGATCGACTGGGTGCACGTGCGCAACGAGGAAGCCGGTGCGTTCGCCGCGGCGGCCGAGGCGCAGCTGACCGGGCGGCTCGCGGTGTGCGCGGGGAGTTGCGGGCCGGGGAACCTGCATCTGCTGCAGGGGGTTTACGACGCGCATCGCTCTGGGGCGCCGGTGTTGGCGATCGCCTCGCACATTCCGTCCACGCAGATCGGCACCGGGTTCTTCCAGGAGACGCATCCGCAGCAGTTGTTCGCCGAGTGTTCGCATTACTGCGAGATGGTGAGTTCGCCGGAGCAGATGCCGCGGCTGGCGCGGATCGCGGTGCAGAACGCGGTCGGCCGGCGCGGGGCCGCGGTGCTGGTGCTGCCTGGCGATGTGTCGCACGAGCCTGCCGCGCACGCCACCGGGGAATCGGCGTCGCTGGGGAGCCCGCCCGCTGTGGTGCCCGCCGAGGCTGACATCGCCCGTCTCGCCGATCGGATCGACCGGGCCGAGAAGGTGATGATCATGGCCGGCGCGGGGTGCCGGGACGCGCACGACGAGGTGCTCGCGCTCGCCGGCGCGGTCGGGGCTCCGGTGGGGCATTCGTTGCGGGGCAAGGAGTTTGTGCAGTACGACAATCCGTTCGATGTGGGGATGAGCGGATTGCTCGGGTACGGGGCTTGTTACGAGGCGATGCACGAGGCCGATCTCGTGTTGTTGCTGGGCACCGACTTCCCGTACGACAACTTCCTGCCGCAGCGCAACACCGTGCAGGTGGACATCGATCCGGCCCGGATGGGGCGGCGGTCGGTGCTGGAGTTCGGGGTCCAGGGCGACGTTGGGGCTACGGTCCGGGCGGTGCTGCCTCGGTTGCGGGAGCGTGGGGATCAGTCGTTCTTGCACGCCATGCTGCGCAAGCACGAGCGGGGGTTGCAGCGGGTGGTCGACGCCTATACGGCTGAGGTTTCCAAGCATGTTCCGTTGCATCCGGAGTTTGTCGCGGACGTGCTGGACGAGGAAGCTGCCGACGACGCGGTGTTCACTGTGGACACTGGGATGTGCAACGTCTGGGCTGCTCGGTACATCTCGCCTAATGGGCGGCGGCGGATTCTCGGGTCGTTTGTGCACGGGAGCATGGCCAATGCGTTGCCGCATGCTATCGGGGCGCAGGCTGCTTCGCCGGGGCGGCAGGTGGTGGCCATGTGTGGCGATGGCGGGCTTGCCATGTTGATGGGGGAGTTGTTGACGCTCAAGACGCATGGGTTGCCGGTCAAGGCTGTGGTGTTCAACAACTCTTCGCTGGGGATGGTGAAGTTGGAGATGCTCGTGGACGGGTTGCCTGAGTTCGGCACTGATCACGATCAGGTCGACTTCGCCGGGATCGCCCGGGCGGCTGGGTTGTATTCGCGGCGGGTGGAGAAGCCTGGGGAGGTTCGGGAAGGGCTTCGGGATATTTTGGCGCATGACGGGCCCGCGGTGCTGGATGTGGTTACGGATCCTAATGCGTTGTCTATTCCGCCTAATATTACTGCTGCTCAGGTCAAAGGGTTTGCGTTGGCGGCCAGTAAGACTGTGTTGAGCGGGGGTGTGGGGAAGATGTTGGAGCTGGCCAAGTCTAATTTGCGGAATATTCCTCGGCCTTGA
- a CDS encoding TetR/AcrR family transcriptional regulator translates to MSEEAPAGAPRTRNRWGEGELLRGEILDAASRLLSELGGEDGLTIRGVARAAGIAPASIYQHFTDRAALVAGLAEHEFGRLRVAMEAAEARVDSGDAVGRVRAMLHASCRFAVDNPGHYRLMTANGPPRTESGARRVGPLADVIGLLVDGFARCAEAGIALRVPAERAAVIAFVGAHGRVALFPNSAEHSGADAVLAFVDEFFSLVFA, encoded by the coding sequence ATGTCGGAAGAAGCCCCGGCCGGCGCGCCGCGCACGCGCAATCGCTGGGGAGAGGGCGAGCTGCTGCGCGGGGAGATCCTCGACGCGGCCAGCCGGTTGCTGTCCGAGCTCGGCGGGGAGGACGGGCTGACCATCCGCGGAGTCGCCCGCGCCGCCGGGATCGCGCCGGCCAGCATCTATCAGCACTTCACCGATCGGGCCGCGCTCGTGGCGGGCCTCGCCGAGCACGAGTTCGGCCGCCTGCGCGTCGCGATGGAGGCGGCCGAGGCGCGCGTGGACTCCGGCGACGCGGTGGGCCGCGTGCGGGCGATGCTGCACGCATCCTGCCGGTTCGCGGTCGACAACCCCGGGCACTACCGGCTGATGACGGCCAACGGGCCTCCCCGGACCGAATCCGGCGCGCGACGAGTCGGGCCCTTGGCTGACGTGATCGGGTTGCTCGTCGACGGGTTCGCGCGGTGCGCCGAGGCAGGGATCGCGCTGCGGGTGCCCGCGGAACGAGCAGCCGTGATCGCCTTCGTCGGGGCGCACGGACGCGTCGCCCTCTTCCCGAACTCCGCCGAGCACTCCGGCGCGGACGCCGTGCTGGCGTTCGTCGACGAGTTCTTCTCGCTCGTTTTCGCCTGA
- a CDS encoding amidohydrolase family protein produces the protein MIIDVHAHYFPAAYRPMLGKLAAKSAASTAASSVLGERKTLAAMTDEPGMIEQRIAMMDEAGVARQILSAAGIAPYAADSRVAVEAAHVLNDSYGELTASHPGRFSAFVSLPLPHVDATLEEMRRGLDELGMVGVTMNCSVFNRSTAEEEFEPLYEEMNERGAPLFFHPAQNGICSPFINDYGFTAAAGASLEDTALVLHLIKRNIPARYPDIKIIVPHLGGLIPMQLARLDGQANTPDLLSPPSVTARSLYYDTVGWGSQAALRCACEAFGADRLVPGSDFPVLLSVESYRRTFEYIKESRLPEEEIEKILHRNALALFDFAPTVAS, from the coding sequence ATGATCATCGACGTACACGCCCATTACTTTCCTGCCGCGTATCGGCCGATGCTGGGAAAGCTGGCCGCGAAGTCCGCGGCCTCGACCGCGGCCAGTTCAGTGCTGGGGGAGCGCAAGACACTCGCGGCGATGACCGACGAACCGGGGATGATCGAGCAGCGCATCGCCATGATGGACGAGGCCGGAGTAGCGCGGCAGATCCTCTCCGCCGCCGGTATCGCGCCCTACGCAGCGGATTCTCGAGTGGCGGTCGAGGCGGCACACGTGCTCAACGACAGCTACGGCGAACTGACCGCTTCGCACCCCGGCCGGTTCTCGGCGTTCGTTTCCTTGCCGTTGCCCCACGTCGACGCGACACTCGAGGAAATGCGGCGCGGGCTCGATGAATTGGGCATGGTCGGCGTGACCATGAACTGCTCCGTGTTCAACCGCTCCACGGCGGAAGAGGAATTCGAACCGCTGTACGAGGAGATGAACGAACGCGGAGCGCCCCTTTTCTTCCATCCGGCGCAAAACGGCATCTGCTCGCCGTTCATTAACGACTACGGCTTCACGGCGGCTGCCGGAGCGTCCCTTGAGGACACCGCGCTCGTGCTCCACCTGATCAAGCGGAACATCCCGGCGCGCTATCCGGACATCAAGATCATCGTGCCGCATCTGGGCGGCCTGATCCCGATGCAGCTGGCGAGGCTCGACGGCCAAGCGAACACGCCGGATCTGCTCAGCCCGCCCAGCGTGACGGCGCGCAGCCTCTACTACGACACCGTCGGCTGGGGCTCGCAAGCCGCGCTCCGGTGCGCCTGCGAGGCCTTCGGCGCCGACCGTCTCGTGCCCGGCAGCGACTTCCCCGTTCTGTTGTCGGTCGAGTCCTATCGGCGGACGTTCGAGTACATCAAGGAATCTCGTTTGCCTGAGGAGGAGATCGAGAAGATCCTCCACCGCAATGCGTTGGCTCTCTTCGACTTCGCCCCGACGGTCGCAAGCTGA
- a CDS encoding TetR/AcrR family transcriptional regulator — translation MNSTAPLGLRERKKRAARRALAEAALRIALERGVEQLRVEDIANEVGVSPRTFNNYFSSKEEAVCAFIVERQERVREALLARPADEPLWEAVVNASITRFSEDDRPIREDVRRVRAMMENGGLFGEMLRAYATVERVLADAIAERAGEHANPLHARLMASIVQNASRIAFDTWLNSDSDDKEFVTAFTGLLREAAAGMPALAASGAAR, via the coding sequence GTGAACTCCACTGCACCTCTGGGCCTGCGCGAGCGCAAGAAGCGAGCCGCGCGAAGGGCGCTTGCCGAAGCCGCGCTGCGGATCGCGCTCGAACGGGGGGTCGAGCAACTGCGAGTGGAGGACATCGCGAACGAGGTGGGCGTTTCCCCGCGCACCTTCAACAACTATTTTTCCAGCAAGGAGGAAGCTGTCTGCGCGTTCATCGTCGAACGGCAGGAGCGCGTGCGCGAGGCGCTTCTGGCAAGGCCCGCTGACGAACCGCTGTGGGAGGCGGTCGTCAACGCCTCCATCACCCGGTTCTCCGAGGACGACCGTCCGATTCGCGAGGATGTGCGGCGCGTGCGGGCGATGATGGAGAACGGCGGCTTGTTCGGCGAGATGCTGCGCGCGTACGCCACTGTCGAGCGCGTGCTGGCCGACGCGATCGCCGAGCGAGCGGGCGAGCACGCAAATCCGTTGCACGCCCGGCTGATGGCGAGCATTGTGCAGAACGCTTCGCGCATCGCCTTCGATACCTGGCTCAATTCGGACTCCGACGACAAAGAGTTCGTAACCGCTTTCACCGGCCTCCTGCGGGAGGCCGCCGCCGGGATGCCGGCCCTGGCCGCGTCCGGCGCGGCCCGCTAG
- a CDS encoding ABC transporter ATP-binding protein: MLVKLLRSYLRPYRATLWLVVALQLVQTIAALYLPTLNADIIDGGLVKGDTGYIMKIGGVMLLITLVQIAGSIGAVYYGSRVAAAAGRDIRAGVFHRVQDFSAREIGKFGTPSLITRTTNDVQQIQLLAALTFTLMVSAPIMCVGGILLAVQQDVPLSSLLVVIVPILGVAVGLIVMRMRSAFRLMQVRLDKINQVLREQIMGIRVIRAFVRDKHERERFGRANDELFTVSLRVGRLMSLMFPTVMLVVNVSSVAVLWFGGQRVDSGAMEIGALTAFLAYLLQILMAVMMATFMFMMVPRAEVSAERITEVLDTESSVRLPDEPLPAGSERGHLDLEGVEFRYPGAEKPVLQDVSLFARPGETTAIIGSTGSGKTTLLNLIPRLMDATEGSVRVDGVDVRRLDQTVLSSAVSMVPQKPYLFAGTVASNLRYGNPDATDEQLWHALEVAQGKDFVERMEQGLDSPIAQGGTNVSGGQRQRIAIARMLVHRPEIYLFDDSFSALDYATDAALRRALAEEIRDATVVIVAQRVSTIRGADRIIVLDDGRVVGTGTHHELMDTNETYREIVLSQLTEQEAA; the protein is encoded by the coding sequence GTGCTGGTCAAACTGTTGCGCAGCTACCTGCGCCCGTACCGGGCCACGCTGTGGCTCGTGGTCGCGCTGCAACTGGTGCAGACGATCGCCGCGCTGTACCTGCCCACGCTCAACGCCGACATCATCGACGGTGGCCTCGTCAAGGGCGACACCGGCTACATCATGAAGATCGGCGGCGTGATGCTGCTGATCACGCTGGTGCAGATCGCCGGGTCGATCGGGGCGGTCTACTACGGTTCCCGCGTCGCGGCGGCCGCCGGCCGCGACATCCGCGCCGGCGTCTTCCACCGCGTGCAGGATTTCTCCGCGCGCGAGATCGGGAAGTTCGGCACGCCGTCGCTGATCACCCGCACCACCAACGACGTCCAGCAGATCCAGCTGCTCGCCGCGCTCACCTTCACGCTGATGGTGTCCGCGCCGATCATGTGCGTCGGCGGCATCCTGCTCGCGGTGCAGCAGGACGTGCCGCTGTCGTCGCTGCTCGTCGTGATCGTGCCGATCCTGGGCGTCGCCGTCGGCCTGATCGTCATGCGGATGCGCTCGGCCTTCCGGCTCATGCAGGTGCGCCTCGACAAGATCAACCAGGTGCTGCGCGAGCAGATCATGGGCATCCGGGTGATCCGCGCGTTCGTGCGCGACAAGCACGAGCGCGAGCGCTTCGGCCGCGCCAACGACGAGCTGTTCACCGTGTCGCTCCGGGTCGGCAGGCTGATGTCGCTGATGTTCCCCACCGTGATGCTGGTGGTGAACGTCTCCAGCGTCGCCGTGCTGTGGTTCGGCGGGCAGCGGGTCGACAGCGGCGCCATGGAGATCGGCGCGCTCACCGCGTTCCTGGCCTATCTGCTGCAGATCCTGATGGCGGTCATGATGGCCACGTTCATGTTCATGATGGTGCCGCGCGCGGAAGTCAGCGCCGAGCGCATCACCGAGGTGCTGGACACCGAATCGAGCGTGCGCCTGCCGGACGAGCCGCTCCCGGCCGGGTCCGAGCGCGGGCACCTCGACCTCGAGGGCGTCGAATTCCGGTACCCCGGCGCGGAAAAGCCGGTGCTGCAGGACGTTTCGCTGTTCGCGCGGCCCGGCGAGACCACCGCGATCATCGGCAGCACGGGCAGCGGGAAGACGACGCTGCTCAACCTGATCCCGCGGCTGATGGACGCCACCGAGGGCTCCGTCCGGGTGGACGGCGTCGACGTGCGCCGGCTCGACCAGACGGTGCTCTCGTCGGCGGTCAGCATGGTGCCGCAGAAGCCGTACCTGTTCGCGGGCACGGTCGCCAGCAACCTGCGCTACGGCAATCCGGACGCCACGGACGAACAGCTGTGGCACGCGCTGGAAGTCGCCCAGGGCAAGGATTTCGTGGAACGGATGGAACAGGGCCTCGACTCCCCCATCGCCCAGGGCGGCACGAACGTCTCGGGCGGGCAGCGGCAGCGGATCGCGATCGCGCGGATGCTGGTGCACCGGCCGGAGATCTACCTGTTCGACGACTCGTTCAGCGCACTCGACTACGCCACCGACGCCGCGCTGCGCCGCGCGCTCGCCGAGGAAATCCGCGACGCGACCGTCGTCATCGTCGCGCAGCGAGTCAGCACCATCCGCGGCGCGGACCGGATCATCGTGCTCGACGACGGCCGCGTCGTCGGCACCGGAACCCACCACGAGCTGATGGACACCAACGAAACCTATCGGGAAATCGTGCTTTCGCAGCTGACCGAACAGGAGGCGGCGTGA
- a CDS encoding VOC family protein encodes MFDGLRTIVYPADDLAAAKEWWTRVLGVPPYFDEPFYVGYSVHGYELALDPNGRAENGDGPVTYWGVSDVEAAVAKLVGEGAVEHSAVTDFGGGIRTALVRAPDGNLVGVIENPHFPGAPA; translated from the coding sequence ATGTTCGATGGACTGCGCACGATCGTGTATCCGGCCGACGACCTGGCCGCGGCCAAGGAGTGGTGGACCCGCGTCCTCGGGGTGCCGCCGTACTTCGACGAGCCGTTCTACGTCGGCTACAGCGTGCACGGCTACGAGCTGGCGCTCGATCCGAACGGCCGCGCGGAGAACGGCGACGGGCCGGTGACGTACTGGGGAGTGTCCGATGTGGAAGCCGCGGTGGCGAAGCTGGTCGGGGAGGGGGCGGTCGAACACTCGGCGGTGACCGATTTCGGCGGCGGGATCCGGACCGCGCTGGTGCGCGCGCCGGACGGGAACCTGGTCGGGGTGATCGAGAACCCGCACTTCCCGGGCGCCCCGGCCTGA
- a CDS encoding VOC family protein gives MFHLDHLCLGVPDLDEGVRRVREETGLACYDGGAFAAGIANTIFPLGGDAYLEVEAVTAPAAEREAAVAWFDRVVADGDRWMFWSLRADTLEELAEVAQRLGGEVARVPGRIQPDGTQRIITTAPGPGRALDTCWRRGLPNWFYREDPATNPDRGAAENGERGAVVTRLEIGADADELREHIGAETFDRLPLTVVSGPPGVHAVTVRTESGREVTLRRDPADL, from the coding sequence ATGTTCCACCTCGATCACCTCTGCCTCGGCGTCCCCGACCTGGACGAGGGCGTCCGCCGGGTGCGGGAGGAAACCGGACTCGCCTGCTACGACGGGGGCGCCTTCGCCGCGGGCATCGCGAACACGATCTTCCCGCTCGGCGGGGACGCCTACCTGGAGGTCGAGGCGGTGACGGCTCCCGCGGCCGAACGGGAGGCGGCGGTCGCCTGGTTCGACCGGGTCGTCGCGGACGGCGACCGGTGGATGTTCTGGAGCCTGCGCGCCGACACCCTCGAAGAGCTGGCCGAGGTCGCGCAACGGCTCGGCGGCGAAGTGGCGCGGGTTCCGGGGCGCATTCAGCCCGACGGGACGCAGCGCATCATCACCACTGCTCCCGGCCCCGGCCGCGCGCTCGACACGTGCTGGCGTCGCGGGCTGCCGAACTGGTTCTACCGCGAGGATCCGGCCACCAATCCGGATCGCGGGGCGGCGGAGAACGGCGAGCGCGGGGCGGTGGTGACCCGGTTGGAGATCGGCGCGGACGCCGACGAACTGCGGGAGCACATCGGCGCCGAGACCTTCGACCGGCTGCCGCTGACAGTCGTGTCCGGCCCGCCTGGCGTGCACGCGGTGACGGTGCGCACCGAGTCCGGGCGCGAGGTCACCCTGCGCCGGGACCCAGCAGATTTGTAG
- a CDS encoding SRPBCC domain-containing protein: MPREFEVRKEVQLPAGPEAVWEAVATGPGIDSWFMGRHEVDAAAKRIRFSLGEMRTEAEITAWDPPRRFAYRGEAAEDGTFDAMEFLVEAAEGGTSVLRFVHRGFVEDGWDDEYHESFAVGWEMYLHTLAELLAHFPGRFATYVTADGPASSANRDAWPKLLAALGLPADPSAGQAVQFSVGDETVEGVLDYSTPNYAGVRTEDALYRFHERSLLGMPIAVGHHLFRPDVDETAEIATWSRWLADALG; this comes from the coding sequence ATGCCACGCGAGTTCGAGGTGCGCAAAGAGGTTCAGCTGCCCGCGGGACCCGAAGCCGTGTGGGAGGCAGTCGCGACCGGGCCCGGCATCGATTCGTGGTTCATGGGCCGCCACGAGGTCGACGCCGCCGCCAAGCGGATCCGGTTCAGTCTCGGCGAAATGCGCACCGAGGCGGAGATCACCGCGTGGGATCCCCCGCGCAGGTTCGCCTACCGGGGCGAGGCAGCCGAGGACGGCACGTTCGACGCGATGGAGTTCCTCGTGGAAGCGGCCGAAGGCGGCACTTCTGTACTCCGATTCGTGCACCGCGGGTTCGTCGAGGACGGCTGGGACGACGAGTACCACGAGTCCTTCGCCGTCGGCTGGGAGATGTACCTGCACACGCTCGCCGAGTTGCTGGCGCACTTCCCCGGCCGCTTCGCGACGTACGTGACCGCCGACGGTCCGGCCTCGTCGGCGAACCGCGACGCGTGGCCGAAGCTGCTGGCCGCGCTCGGCCTGCCCGCCGACCCCTCAGCCGGGCAAGCGGTCCAGTTCAGCGTGGGCGACGAAACGGTCGAGGGCGTCCTCGACTACTCGACCCCGAACTACGCCGGAGTCCGCACCGAGGACGCCCTCTACCGGTTCCACGAACGGTCATTGCTCGGCATGCCGATCGCGGTGGGACATCATCTCTTCCGCCCGGACGTCGACGAGACCGCCGAAATCGCGACCTGGAGCCGCTGGCTCGCCGACGCGCTCGGCTGA
- a CDS encoding barstar family protein has translation MTERQHGSCHAGTVTSRSDDLPVLVIDGAAFSDFAGFAREFSRLLDNHTWHGNLDAFNDVLRGGFGTPERGWVLRWLNSDSSRVALGYDATIEQLNQLLLTCHPSNRSAIEARIAAAQRRDGPTLFDDIVGIVRTHGPGGDESEDGIFLELA, from the coding sequence ATGACGGAACGCCAGCATGGATCGTGCCATGCTGGCACCGTGACCAGCCGTAGCGATGACCTTCCTGTGTTAGTCATCGACGGCGCCGCCTTCTCCGACTTCGCCGGGTTCGCTCGTGAGTTCTCGCGCCTTCTCGACAACCACACCTGGCACGGGAATCTCGACGCCTTCAACGACGTGCTCCGAGGAGGCTTCGGCACGCCCGAGCGCGGCTGGGTTCTGCGATGGCTCAACTCGGATTCGTCTCGGGTCGCGCTCGGTTACGACGCGACGATCGAGCAGCTGAACCAGCTCCTCCTCACCTGCCATCCGTCGAATCGGTCAGCCATCGAAGCCCGGATCGCCGCGGCACAGCGGCGGGACGGCCCGACACTGTTCGACGACATCGTCGGCATCGTCCGTACGCATGGCCCCGGTGGTGACGAATCCGAGGATGGCATCTTCCTGGAGTTGGCCTGA
- a CDS encoding ABC transporter ATP-binding protein produces the protein MPAEKALDFKGSLARLLRLLRPQRAALAGVLVLGAIGVALTVLGPKVLARATDLIFAGITSRHLPPGATKEQVIEGLRARGDTTLADMFTNVDLMPGHGVDFTAVGQVLMIVLALYVFASFLGVIQARLTTDLVQGAVFRLRQDIEAKFATLPLRYFDRQPRGEVLSRVTNDIDNLAQSLQQTLSQIVTSLFTVLGVLVMMFVISPLLGVIVLLTVPVSVFVAAKVGKRAQPQFIRQWGTTGKLNAHIEEMYTGHSLVHVFGRRNEAEEVFRQQNEALYQASFKAAFISGTIQPVMMFIGNLSYVLVAVVGALRVASGTLTLGDVQAFIQYSRQFSQPVTQIASMANLLQSGVASAERVFALLDAKEQEPEPEHPQLPEVVHGQVEFEHVSFRYLEDTPLIEDLSLSVEPGHTVAIVGPTGAGKTTLVNLLMRFYEIDGGRITLDGVDIKAMDREQLRSKTGMVLQDAWLFGGTIAENIAYGADNVTREQVIEAAKATYVDRFVRTLPDGYDTVLDDEGGTVSAGEKQLITVARAFLAKPAILILDEATSSVDTRTEVLIQHAMNSLRTGRTSFVIAHRLSTIRDADVILVMENGNIVEQGNHGTLINAGGAYSRLYAAQFAEAMAETE, from the coding sequence ATGCCCGCGGAAAAAGCGCTCGACTTCAAGGGCTCGCTGGCCCGCCTGCTGCGGCTGCTCCGCCCGCAACGCGCGGCGCTGGCCGGGGTGCTGGTCCTCGGCGCGATCGGCGTCGCGCTGACCGTGCTCGGGCCGAAGGTGCTCGCCAGGGCGACGGACCTGATCTTCGCCGGCATCACCAGCAGGCACCTGCCGCCGGGCGCGACCAAGGAGCAGGTGATCGAGGGCCTGCGGGCGCGCGGGGACACCACGCTCGCGGACATGTTCACCAACGTCGACCTGATGCCCGGCCACGGCGTCGACTTCACCGCGGTCGGCCAGGTCTTGATGATCGTGCTGGCGCTGTACGTCTTCGCGTCGTTCCTGGGCGTCATCCAGGCGCGGCTCACCACCGATCTCGTGCAGGGCGCGGTTTTCCGGCTGCGCCAGGACATCGAGGCGAAGTTCGCGACGCTGCCGCTGCGCTACTTCGACCGTCAGCCGCGCGGCGAGGTGCTGAGCCGGGTCACCAACGACATCGACAACCTGGCGCAGTCGCTGCAGCAGACGCTGTCGCAGATCGTCACCTCGCTGTTCACCGTGCTGGGCGTGCTGGTGATGATGTTCGTGATCTCTCCGCTGCTGGGCGTGATCGTGCTGCTGACGGTGCCGGTGTCGGTGTTCGTCGCGGCCAAGGTCGGCAAACGCGCGCAGCCGCAGTTCATCCGGCAGTGGGGCACGACCGGAAAGCTCAACGCGCACATCGAGGAGATGTACACCGGCCACTCGCTGGTGCACGTCTTCGGCCGCCGCAACGAGGCCGAGGAGGTTTTCCGGCAGCAGAACGAGGCGCTGTACCAGGCAAGCTTCAAGGCTGCTTTCATTTCCGGCACGATCCAGCCGGTCATGATGTTCATCGGCAACCTGAGCTACGTCCTGGTCGCCGTCGTCGGCGCGCTGCGCGTCGCCTCGGGCACGTTGACGCTGGGCGACGTGCAGGCGTTCATCCAGTACTCGCGCCAGTTCAGCCAGCCCGTCACGCAGATCGCGAGCATGGCGAACCTGCTGCAGTCCGGCGTCGCGTCGGCCGAGCGGGTGTTCGCGCTGCTGGACGCCAAGGAGCAGGAACCGGAGCCGGAGCACCCGCAACTCCCCGAGGTCGTGCACGGACAGGTCGAATTCGAGCACGTGTCGTTCAGGTACCTGGAAGACACCCCGCTCATCGAAGACCTGTCGCTGTCGGTCGAACCAGGCCACACCGTCGCCATCGTCGGCCCGACCGGCGCGGGCAAGACCACTTTGGTCAACCTCCTGATGCGGTTCTACGAAATCGACGGCGGCCGGATCACCCTGGACGGCGTCGACATCAAGGCCATGGACCGCGAACAACTCCGCTCGAAGACCGGCATGGTCCTGCAAGACGCGTGGCTGTTCGGCGGCACGATCGCGGAAAACATCGCCTACGGCGCGGACAACGTCACCCGCGAACAGGTCATCGAAGCCGCGAAGGCGACCTACGTGGACCGCTTCGTCCGCACCCTCCCAGACGGCTACGACACAGTCCTGGACGACGAGGGCGGCACGGTCAGCGCGGGCGAGAAACAGCTGATCACCGTCGCCCGAGCCTTCCTGGCCAAGCCAGCGATCCTGATCCTGGACGAGGCCACCAGCTCGGTGGACACCCGCACCGAGGTGCTGATCCAGCACGCGATGAACTCCCTGCGCACCGGCCGGACGAGCTTCGTGATCGCCCACCGCCTCTCCACCATCCGGGACGCAGATGTAATCCTGGTCATGGAAAACGGCAACATCGTGGAACAAGGAAACCACGGAACGCTCATCAACGCAGGCGGCGCCTACTCCCGCCTCTACGCGGCCCAATTCGCAGAAGCCATGGCAGAAACCGAATAA